In Streptomyces sp. NBC_01717, one DNA window encodes the following:
- a CDS encoding NAD-dependent epimerase/dehydratase family protein, giving the protein MRILIAGATGAVGRLLVPLLLDAGHQVTGLSRTPAGAERVRRQGASAVQADALDRTGLLQVMTANAPDAVIHQLTALSDADGEATNRLRREGTRNLVDAAKSVGVGRIVAQSISWAYAPGEAPADETVPLDTGAAQPRGGMVDGIQALEETAAELGTAVALRYGILYGPGTWYAPGGAVAAALAGDSTARLLAYLEADRSVTSFVHVADAAKATVAALNWPSGPVNIVDDEPAQGRQWLPVLAEALGVPTPEATSGRQSWARGASNALARSRGWQPEHETWRYGFATQDAS; this is encoded by the coding sequence ATGCGCATCTTGATCGCCGGCGCGACCGGCGCGGTCGGCCGACTGCTCGTCCCCCTCCTGCTGGACGCCGGACATCAGGTCACAGGACTCTCCCGAACGCCTGCAGGAGCCGAGCGCGTGCGACGCCAGGGCGCCTCAGCCGTCCAGGCGGACGCATTGGACAGAACCGGTCTACTGCAGGTGATGACGGCAAACGCACCAGATGCGGTGATCCACCAGCTCACCGCCTTGTCGGACGCAGACGGGGAAGCGACCAACCGGCTGCGCCGGGAGGGGACACGCAACCTGGTCGACGCGGCCAAGTCCGTCGGGGTGGGCAGGATCGTCGCGCAATCGATCTCCTGGGCTTACGCGCCGGGAGAGGCGCCGGCCGACGAGACCGTCCCGCTCGATACCGGGGCAGCGCAGCCGCGAGGAGGAATGGTGGACGGTATCCAGGCCCTGGAAGAAACCGCGGCTGAGCTGGGGACTGCCGTGGCGTTGCGGTACGGCATCCTGTACGGCCCCGGCACCTGGTACGCGCCCGGCGGCGCCGTTGCCGCGGCCCTGGCAGGTGACTCGACCGCGCGTCTTCTCGCATACCTTGAGGCGGACCGTTCCGTCACTTCGTTCGTGCACGTGGCCGATGCCGCAAAAGCCACCGTCGCCGCCCTCAACTGGCCATCCGGCCCTGTCAACATCGTGGACGACGAGCCGGCACAGGGGCGCCAGTGGCTGCCCGTCCTGGCCGAGGCACTCGGCGTACCCACCCCGGAAGCCACATCAGGACGGCAGAGCTGGGCACGGGGAGCGTCCAACGCCCTGGCCCGCTCCCGCGGATGGCAGCCCGAGCACGAGACGTGGCGATACGGCTTCGCGACACAGGACGCGTCCTAG